A region of Salmo salar chromosome ssa17, Ssal_v3.1, whole genome shotgun sequence DNA encodes the following proteins:
- the LOC106561313 gene encoding uncharacterized protein isoform X2 — MSTEQLESYVNSQFDDLYRLVRLEEKRTIHLVDLKEAFLTAAAAENIAEITVHTKQLQEEIACITQQLGQLDKAGAQPGAAIAALVQGGAPGPSPRPARRIEARPRT, encoded by the exons ATGTCTACAGAGCAGTTGGAGTCGTATGTCAACAGTCAGTTTGATGACCTCTACCGGCTGGTTCGTTTGGAGGAGAAGAGGACCATCCACCTGGTTGACCTGAAGGAAGCATTCCTGACTGCCGCCGCCGCTGAGAATATTGCTGAGATCACCGTCCACACCAAGCAGCTCCAGGAGGAGATAGCCTGCATCACACAGCAGCTGGGCCAGCTGGACAAGGCCGGGGCACAGCCTGGGGCCGCAATAGCAGCCCTAGTTCAGGGAGGAGCACCTGGCCCGAGCCCCAGACCAGCG CGCAGAATTGAGGCCAGGCCAAG
- the LOC106561313 gene encoding uncharacterized protein isoform X1, translating into MSTEQLESYVNSQFDDLYRLVRLEEKRTIHLVDLKEAFLTAAAAENIAEITVHTKQLQEEIACITQQLGQLDKAGAQPGAAIAALVQGGAPGPSPRPAQRRIEARPRT; encoded by the exons ATGTCTACAGAGCAGTTGGAGTCGTATGTCAACAGTCAGTTTGATGACCTCTACCGGCTGGTTCGTTTGGAGGAGAAGAGGACCATCCACCTGGTTGACCTGAAGGAAGCATTCCTGACTGCCGCCGCCGCTGAGAATATTGCTGAGATCACCGTCCACACCAAGCAGCTCCAGGAGGAGATAGCCTGCATCACACAGCAGCTGGGCCAGCTGGACAAGGCCGGGGCACAGCCTGGGGCCGCAATAGCAGCCCTAGTTCAGGGAGGAGCACCTGGCCCGAGCCCCAGACCAGCG CAGCGCAGAATTGAGGCCAGGCCAAG